Proteins from a single region of Candidatus Binataceae bacterium:
- a CDS encoding amidase → MALAAPTQEQIKRIAEHNHLHLSPAELSALSSIMSAQIEVLEKLDSTTIAPLDSSARYPDRKVTSKPDRKDDPLNAIVLRCSVEGAPHGKLKGKRIGLKDSVCVAGLPATGGSAVLQGFVPGVDATIVTRMLDAGAEIVAVLNMDDFALSGDGRTSTYGPTGNPHNPAYCSGGSSSGSGAALYYDGIDMTIGTDQGGSIRIPSSWCGTVGIKPTYGLVPYSGVMSIDPSLDHVGPMARTTHEVALLLEVIAGSDPLDQRQRGKIRVEPYVDLLEQSVAGLKVGVVREGFEHQGAEADVNAAVRNSISALERLGIDAREISIPEHRTAADWLFAIVPEGMAMLAHSKLMGTHHPGAYISSLGEHFGQGMLARANDEAITVKLMLVLGEYLREHYHSRLYAKAQNYRATLRGIYDAALSEVDVLAMPTTPMKARRIDDATPYSMITNTAPFDLTGHPSLSVPCAKSNGLPVGLMLTGRHFEDSTILRLAHAYEKSVDWQKVS, encoded by the coding sequence ATGGCACTCGCGGCACCCACGCAGGAGCAGATCAAACGAATCGCCGAGCATAATCATCTGCATCTCTCGCCAGCGGAACTTAGTGCGCTCAGCTCGATCATGAGCGCGCAAATCGAAGTCCTCGAAAAGCTCGACTCCACGACAATTGCTCCGCTCGATTCCTCCGCGCGATATCCCGATCGCAAGGTTACCTCCAAGCCCGATCGCAAGGACGACCCGCTGAACGCCATCGTCCTGCGATGCAGCGTCGAGGGCGCGCCGCATGGCAAGCTCAAAGGCAAGCGCATCGGCCTCAAGGACAGCGTGTGCGTGGCAGGACTTCCGGCGACCGGCGGCTCGGCGGTGCTGCAGGGTTTCGTGCCGGGAGTGGATGCGACGATCGTCACGCGGATGCTCGATGCAGGCGCCGAGATCGTCGCGGTCCTTAACATGGACGACTTTGCGCTATCGGGCGACGGACGCACCAGCACTTACGGCCCGACCGGCAATCCGCATAATCCCGCCTATTGCTCGGGCGGATCGTCAAGCGGCTCGGGCGCTGCTCTCTACTACGACGGGATCGACATGACGATCGGCACCGACCAGGGCGGCTCGATTCGGATTCCTTCGTCGTGGTGCGGCACGGTAGGAATCAAACCGACATATGGCCTGGTGCCCTACTCCGGCGTGATGAGCATCGATCCGTCGCTCGACCATGTTGGTCCAATGGCGCGAACGACGCATGAAGTCGCGCTCTTGCTCGAGGTGATCGCCGGCAGCGATCCGCTCGACCAGCGCCAGCGCGGCAAGATCAGGGTTGAACCTTATGTCGACCTGCTCGAGCAGAGCGTCGCGGGCCTCAAGGTCGGCGTGGTGCGCGAGGGCTTCGAGCATCAGGGGGCTGAGGCCGACGTCAACGCGGCGGTGCGCAATTCGATTTCCGCGCTGGAGCGGCTCGGCATCGATGCGCGCGAGATCTCGATTCCGGAGCATCGCACCGCCGCCGATTGGCTCTTCGCGATCGTGCCCGAGGGCATGGCGATGCTTGCTCACAGCAAGTTGATGGGTACGCATCATCCAGGCGCATACATTTCTTCGCTGGGCGAGCATTTCGGCCAGGGCATGCTCGCGCGCGCCAACGACGAAGCGATCACGGTCAAGCTGATGCTGGTGCTCGGCGAGTACCTGCGCGAGCATTATCACAGCCGGCTTTACGCGAAGGCGCAGAACTATCGCGCGACACTGCGGGGGATTTACGACGCCGCGCTCAGCGAAGTGGACGTGCTGGCGATGCCGACGACGCCGATGAAAGCCCGGCGCATCGACGATGCCACGCCCTACTCGATGATCACGAACACCGCGCCTTTCGATCTGACGGGGCATCCCTCGCTCAGCGTGCCATGCGCGAAATCGAACGGCCTGCCGGTCGGCCTCATGCTAACTGGCCGTCATTTCGAGGACTCGACGATCCTGCGCCTGGCGCACGCCTACGAAAAAAGTGTCGACTGGCAGAAGGTCAGCTGA
- a CDS encoding acyl-CoA dehydrogenase family protein encodes MSDSIQPAPLADRRIPRGNDWLSRAQLDAITPRELVKRATALKPLLAANSREAERLRRPVDEAWDALRASGIFYHFVPKIYGGLEFDIDTYIDAMMPLGEGCSSTGWVASFCVEHNWMLAHFSKQAQDETFGGGFPYIIAPGVTFPPGIMTAVEGGYRVTGRWKWGTGVMHADWVLASAILPNGSRPRIYFILVPAEQVDVIDTWHVDGMIGTGSNDIAMQDVFVPAHRVIDMKEMQDGTAPGCRMHSNPIYRMPMLPFLCVAAAIPAVGTARQAVKTYRDRLTSRVTIGMQSTQAERPAAQMRLARAQVLTSTAETIIRQAAREIVGLAERAEPAKVEERIELRCRIAYAVKFAREAIQTLVEAAGAGAHMLDDPLQRAFRDINMMSCHVVYDLDTALELHGRAMLGLPPNSVLV; translated from the coding sequence ATGAGCGATTCAATACAACCAGCGCCGCTGGCAGATCGGCGGATTCCGCGCGGCAACGACTGGCTGTCGCGCGCGCAACTCGACGCGATCACGCCGCGCGAGCTCGTCAAGCGCGCCACCGCACTGAAGCCATTGCTCGCCGCCAATAGTCGCGAGGCGGAGCGGCTTCGGCGCCCGGTTGACGAGGCGTGGGATGCGCTGCGCGCGAGCGGAATCTTCTACCACTTCGTGCCGAAGATTTACGGCGGACTCGAATTCGACATCGATACTTACATCGACGCGATGATGCCGCTCGGAGAGGGCTGCTCATCGACCGGATGGGTCGCGTCATTCTGCGTCGAACACAACTGGATGCTCGCGCATTTCTCCAAACAGGCGCAGGACGAAACCTTCGGCGGCGGCTTCCCATACATCATCGCGCCCGGCGTGACGTTCCCACCCGGAATCATGACCGCGGTCGAAGGCGGCTATCGCGTGACGGGCCGATGGAAGTGGGGCACCGGAGTGATGCATGCCGACTGGGTGCTCGCGTCGGCGATATTGCCAAACGGATCGCGACCGCGAATTTATTTTATCCTGGTGCCTGCGGAGCAGGTCGATGTGATCGACACCTGGCACGTCGACGGAATGATCGGGACCGGCAGCAACGACATCGCGATGCAGGATGTCTTCGTGCCTGCGCATCGCGTGATCGACATGAAGGAGATGCAGGACGGCACCGCGCCGGGTTGCAGGATGCATTCGAATCCGATCTACCGGATGCCGATGCTGCCGTTTCTATGCGTGGCCGCGGCGATTCCGGCGGTGGGCACGGCGCGACAGGCGGTCAAGACCTATCGCGATCGTCTCACATCCCGCGTGACTATCGGCATGCAGAGCACTCAAGCCGAGAGACCCGCTGCGCAGATGCGCCTCGCGCGAGCGCAGGTCCTGACGAGCACAGCCGAAACAATCATTCGGCAGGCCGCCAGAGAGATCGTTGGCCTCGCGGAAAGAGCCGAGCCCGCGAAGGTCGAGGAGCGCATCGAGCTGCGATGCCGAATCGCCTACGCGGTGAAGTTCGCCCGCGAGGCGATCCAGACCCTTGTCGAGGCGGCAGGAGCCGGCGCACACATGCTCGACGATCCGCTCCAGCGCGCGTTTCGCGACATCAACATGATGTCCTGTCACGTAGTGTACGACCTCGACACCGCGCTCGAGCTCCACGGCCGCGCGATGCTCGGCCTGCCGCCGAACTCCGTCCTTGTTTGA